The Candidatus Abyssobacteria bacterium SURF_5 genome has a window encoding:
- a CDS encoding thiamine pyrophosphate-binding protein, which translates to MEPAGQAGERIPRTVPANCRRCRRWRPARCARRKKETTKMKMTGGEIVVEYLIQEKVPYAAGIPGHGCLALVDALFKAKKRIGVIQVRQEMSAVHLADGYYRVSGKPLAVFTSIGPGAINTAIGLATAYVDSTAVLALTGDTHVHMFGRGVLQEIERTHSSNFPRVLEPIVKRYWQAVNVEQLPHIMQRAFSQMLCGRRGPVLVDLPMDVQAASADVKLPAPQAHKCSARVKPDPAAIEQAALLLVHAKRPVILAGGGIHSSAAHEELRVLAEFLGAAVVTTMMGKSSFPENHTLYGWHAGSKGTTIGNTLCSKADVLLAVGCRFADETTSSYRRGVSFSIPPTKLIHVDIDAGEIGKNYPVEVGIVGDAKVALNDLLNAVIKLAPKGGKKKNEYFKEIQALQKKWLAYVRKLQTSDRTPPTMSRALKELRDELPEEAIVVCSSGNSQAQILQEFSFTKPGTLLTTGGFSTMGWSLPAAMGAKLARPNTPVVAVIGDGDFMMTMQELATAVQYDIPVVVCLLNNSGWISIKDLQMNAFGRDRAYATDFEKDGKPYTPDFRKVAEAFECHAEKVTAPDKIRPAMRRALESGKPALVEVIVNRQFPHTGSPAVGWWDVPVPAYLEERRKEYEKAAAEEVL; encoded by the coding sequence ATGGAACCCGCCGGACAGGCCGGCGAAAGGATTCCTCGAACTGTACCGGCGAATTGTCGGCGCTGCCGCCGATGGCGCCCGGCTCGTTGCGCCCGCCGAAAAAAGGAGACGACCAAAATGAAGATGACCGGTGGCGAAATCGTCGTCGAATATCTGATACAGGAAAAAGTGCCTTATGCAGCGGGCATCCCCGGACACGGATGCCTGGCTCTCGTGGACGCACTCTTCAAGGCGAAGAAGAGGATCGGCGTCATCCAGGTCCGCCAGGAAATGAGCGCCGTCCACCTCGCCGACGGCTACTATCGCGTCTCAGGCAAGCCTCTCGCCGTCTTCACCTCCATCGGGCCCGGCGCAATCAATACCGCCATCGGACTGGCGACGGCGTACGTCGATTCGACCGCCGTCCTCGCTCTGACCGGCGATACGCACGTCCACATGTTCGGGCGCGGCGTGCTCCAGGAGATCGAGCGCACGCACAGCTCAAATTTCCCGCGCGTACTCGAGCCCATTGTCAAACGATACTGGCAGGCAGTCAATGTTGAACAGCTCCCGCATATCATGCAGCGCGCCTTCAGCCAAATGCTGTGCGGCAGGAGAGGTCCCGTTCTCGTAGACTTGCCGATGGACGTGCAGGCCGCCTCGGCGGACGTCAAGCTGCCCGCCCCCCAGGCGCACAAGTGCAGCGCCCGTGTCAAGCCCGATCCGGCGGCCATCGAGCAGGCGGCGCTCCTTCTCGTGCACGCGAAACGGCCGGTCATCCTCGCCGGCGGCGGCATTCATTCGTCCGCCGCCCATGAAGAACTGCGGGTGCTCGCCGAATTCCTCGGAGCGGCGGTCGTAACCACCATGATGGGCAAAAGCAGTTTCCCTGAAAATCACACGCTCTACGGATGGCATGCCGGAAGCAAGGGAACGACCATCGGCAACACACTGTGCTCGAAGGCGGACGTTCTGCTTGCGGTCGGCTGCCGGTTTGCAGATGAGACGACCTCCTCCTATCGCCGCGGCGTGAGCTTCTCAATCCCGCCCACAAAACTGATTCACGTCGACATCGACGCCGGCGAAATCGGAAAAAATTATCCGGTCGAAGTGGGCATCGTGGGCGACGCAAAAGTCGCCCTCAACGATCTCCTGAATGCGGTCATCAAGCTGGCCCCCAAGGGCGGCAAAAAAAAGAATGAGTATTTCAAGGAAATCCAGGCGCTCCAGAAGAAATGGCTGGCATACGTCAGGAAATTGCAGACCAGCGACCGCACTCCCCCAACCATGTCGCGCGCATTAAAGGAACTCAGGGACGAGTTGCCGGAAGAGGCAATAGTGGTTTGTTCGTCCGGCAACTCGCAAGCGCAGATTCTGCAGGAATTTTCTTTCACAAAACCGGGAACGCTGCTCACAACCGGCGGGTTCTCCACCATGGGTTGGTCATTGCCGGCCGCAATGGGCGCAAAACTTGCCAGACCCAATACGCCGGTCGTGGCGGTGATCGGCGACGGCGACTTCATGATGACCATGCAGGAACTCGCGACCGCCGTGCAGTATGACATCCCGGTCGTCGTATGCCTGCTGAACAACTCAGGATGGATTTCAATAAAGGATTTGCAGATGAACGCCTTCGGCCGCGACCGCGCTTATGCGACCGATTTCGAGAAGGATGGGAAACCATATACTCCCGATTTTCGAAAGGTGGCCGAGGCATTCGAATGTCACGCCGAAAAGGTGACCGCGCCGGACAAGATCAGGCCGGCCATGAGACGTGCACTCGAAAGCGGAAAACCGGCCCTCGTTGAGGTCATCGTCAACCGGCAGTTCCCTCACACCGGCAGCCCCGCCGTCGGCTGGTGGGATGTTCCCGTGCCCGCCTACCTCGAAGAACGCCGAAAAGAATACGAAAAAGCGGCCGCCGAGGAAGTCCTGTAA
- the glgC gene encoding glucose-1-phosphate adenylyltransferase, which produces MKEVLAVILAGGAGKRLYPLTRDRAKPAVSFGGTYRLIDFTLSNAINSDVRKIFILSQYKSLSLHRHIRQGWNILNGEVNEFITMLPPQQRINEEWYTGTAAAVHQNLYSIRMMRPRYVLILSADHVYKMDYAKMVQYHEQTGADLTIGSIRVPAREASRFGILQTDGEGRIKGFTEKPKSLEDVPTNGNGCLGSMGIYVFSMDVLADVLERSCARGGGRDFGKDIIPSMLRSHRVMAYPFVDENKKKQSYWRDVGTIDSYWEANMDLVSVDPIFNLYDADWPIRTYHEQYPPAKTVFAGGGDGKRIGLVLDSIISNGCIISGGRVQNSVLSPGVKVNSYAEVTESILMNGVQVGRHARIRKAIIDKRVIIPPGEEIGYDLDKDRRRFTVSSLGIVVIPKGTVLPAVSISSTYARKRSDLVPAFG; this is translated from the coding sequence ATGAAGGAGGTCTTGGCGGTTATTCTCGCGGGGGGAGCAGGTAAAAGATTATATCCGCTGACGCGGGACCGGGCAAAGCCGGCTGTCAGTTTTGGAGGGACGTACCGTCTGATCGATTTCACTTTGAGCAACGCGATAAATTCCGACGTCAGGAAGATATTCATTCTTTCCCAGTACAAGTCCCTCTCGCTCCACCGGCACATCAGGCAGGGCTGGAACATCTTGAATGGCGAGGTTAATGAATTCATTACCATGCTGCCGCCCCAGCAACGGATTAATGAAGAATGGTATACGGGCACAGCGGCGGCGGTCCATCAAAATCTGTATTCAATTCGTATGATGCGGCCGCGTTATGTGCTCATCCTCTCGGCCGACCACGTCTATAAGATGGACTACGCGAAGATGGTGCAGTACCACGAGCAAACGGGCGCCGATCTCACTATCGGCTCCATCAGAGTGCCCGCGCGCGAAGCGAGTCGGTTCGGCATTTTGCAGACAGACGGCGAGGGGCGGATCAAAGGCTTCACAGAAAAGCCGAAGAGCCTGGAAGATGTTCCTACAAACGGTAATGGCTGCCTGGGTTCAATGGGCATTTACGTTTTCAGCATGGATGTCCTGGCGGATGTGCTCGAGCGGAGTTGCGCCCGTGGCGGGGGGCGCGACTTCGGGAAAGACATTATTCCTTCAATGCTGCGTTCGCACCGCGTCATGGCGTACCCGTTCGTTGACGAGAACAAGAAGAAGCAGAGCTACTGGCGGGACGTGGGCACCATCGACTCGTATTGGGAGGCCAATATGGACCTGGTATCGGTCGATCCCATCTTCAATCTCTACGATGCCGATTGGCCAATCAGGACGTATCATGAGCAGTACCCGCCGGCCAAAACCGTTTTTGCGGGCGGCGGGGACGGCAAGCGAATAGGGCTGGTGCTCGATTCCATCATTTCCAACGGCTGCATCATCAGCGGGGGCCGCGTTCAAAACAGCGTGCTGTCGCCTGGGGTGAAGGTAAATAGTTATGCTGAGGTAACCGAATCCATCCTGATGAACGGCGTGCAAGTGGGGCGGCACGCGCGCATCCGCAAAGCCATTATTGACAAGCGCGTCATCATCCCACCCGGAGAGGAAATCGGATACGATCTTGATAAAGATCGCAGACGTTTTACCGTCTCTTCCCTCGGCATAGTTGTCATTCCGAAAGGAACTGTTCTGCCCGCGGTTTCGATAAGCAGTACCTATGCGCGGAAACGGAGTGACCTGGTTCCCGCCTTTGGCTAA
- the rsfS gene encoding ribosome silencing factor: MKPLDLAKKAAQVADSKKSQDVLILDLRKLSSVTDFFVICGSESVLGVKAIAEAILLKLKEEKITPNHVEGLDEGNWVLADYGDVIVHVFLERVRTYYDLESLWGDAPRKNFRPRARKKVSGKKT, from the coding sequence ATCAAACCATTAGATTTGGCAAAAAAGGCTGCGCAGGTCGCCGATAGCAAAAAGAGTCAGGATGTTCTCATTTTGGACCTGCGGAAACTCTCGAGCGTCACCGATTTCTTCGTTATCTGCGGAAGCGAATCCGTGCTGGGCGTGAAAGCGATAGCCGAAGCCATTCTTCTCAAGTTGAAAGAGGAGAAGATCACCCCAAACCACGTGGAAGGCCTGGATGAGGGCAATTGGGTTCTTGCCGACTATGGAGATGTGATCGTTCACGTGTTCCTCGAGCGCGTGCGTACCTATTACGACCTCGAATCTCTCTGGGGCGATGCGCCCAGGAAAAATTTCAGGCCACGAGCCAGAAAGAAAGTGTCGGGCAAGAAGACCTGA
- the ilvD gene encoding dihydroxy-acid dehydratase gives MNQKRRDPEKSYQRALYKAVGYSDRDLEKPLIAVVNSWSELNPGHSHLRGIAEHIKQGIWQAGGMPAEFNTIGPCDGIAQGAGMHYVLPSRDIIAASVELMAGAHQVKGMVLLGSCDKIIPGMLMAALRLDVPSIFFTGGIMSSRGGLVTCDIKEAIGKHISGKITADELNETESAACASAGACNMMGTASTMACLLEVLGLALPGTATLAAVDPARLRLAQSAGRRIVQLVNATKRTASRPARPSQLLNQNSFRNTIHVLCAFGGSTNALIHLPAIAAELDIELPLDEFDRISRSTPLLCKFKPASQLNLLDFHQAGGIPALMHELAPLLHLEQITVTGKSLKHIIRPTAKDGRHVIAPLKQPLEPEGGIAILRGSLAPEGAVVKTSGVNKSMRQHEGPAVVFDSEEEVRAHLLERKVKPGSVLVVRYEGPRGGPGMREMSIPAAMLVGMGLGDSVAMVTDGRYSGATRGPCIGHVSPEAADGGPLAAVYDGDMIVIDIPNRKLDIKIPKAELARRMKTWNPPDRPAKGFLELYRRIVGAAADGARLVAPAEKRRRPK, from the coding sequence ATGAACCAGAAACGACGCGATCCGGAAAAGTCGTATCAGCGAGCTCTTTATAAAGCTGTCGGATATTCCGACCGTGATCTCGAAAAACCCTTGATTGCGGTCGTTAACTCATGGTCCGAGCTTAATCCCGGCCACTCGCATCTCCGCGGCATCGCCGAGCACATCAAGCAAGGCATCTGGCAGGCCGGCGGCATGCCCGCCGAATTCAACACCATCGGCCCCTGCGACGGCATCGCCCAGGGAGCGGGCATGCATTACGTCCTCCCCTCCCGCGATATCATCGCGGCATCGGTCGAACTGATGGCCGGCGCACACCAGGTCAAGGGCATGGTGCTCCTGGGTTCATGCGATAAGATCATTCCCGGCATGCTGATGGCCGCGCTCCGCCTTGATGTCCCCTCCATCTTCTTCACCGGCGGCATCATGAGTTCGCGGGGGGGCCTCGTAACCTGTGACATCAAAGAAGCTATCGGGAAACATATCTCCGGAAAAATCACCGCGGACGAACTGAACGAGACAGAATCGGCCGCATGTGCAAGCGCGGGCGCGTGTAATATGATGGGAACCGCGAGCACAATGGCATGCTTGCTCGAAGTCCTCGGCCTCGCTTTGCCCGGCACGGCCACTCTTGCCGCCGTCGATCCAGCTCGCCTGCGGCTTGCGCAATCGGCGGGCCGGCGGATTGTCCAGCTTGTGAACGCAACAAAGCGAACCGCTTCACGTCCGGCCAGACCATCGCAACTCCTCAACCAAAATTCTTTTCGAAATACGATTCACGTGCTCTGCGCCTTCGGCGGTTCAACGAATGCGCTGATCCATCTTCCGGCAATTGCGGCGGAACTCGATATCGAGCTTCCGCTTGATGAGTTCGACCGGATCAGCCGGTCAACTCCCCTCCTGTGCAAATTCAAACCCGCCTCTCAATTGAATCTGCTCGACTTCCATCAGGCCGGCGGGATTCCCGCGCTGATGCACGAACTTGCGCCCCTTCTTCACCTCGAACAGATTACCGTCACGGGCAAATCCCTCAAGCACATCATCCGCCCCACCGCGAAAGACGGCCGGCATGTGATCGCGCCGCTCAAGCAACCGCTCGAGCCGGAGGGCGGAATAGCCATCCTCCGCGGCTCCCTCGCACCCGAAGGCGCGGTCGTTAAGACCAGCGGCGTGAACAAAAGCATGCGGCAACACGAAGGGCCCGCAGTTGTTTTCGATAGTGAGGAAGAAGTCCGAGCGCATCTGCTCGAACGCAAGGTGAAACCCGGCAGCGTGCTGGTTGTCAGGTATGAAGGCCCGCGCGGCGGACCCGGCATGCGCGAGATGTCAATCCCCGCAGCCATGCTGGTGGGAATGGGGCTCGGCGATTCGGTAGCAATGGTGACAGACGGCCGCTACTCGGGCGCCACGCGCGGCCCGTGCATCGGTCACGTCTCGCCCGAGGCCGCCGACGGCGGTCCACTGGCCGCTGTCTATGATGGTGACATGATAGTGATTGACATTCCGAACCGGAAGCTCGACATAAAAATTCCAAAGGCAGAGCTGGCGCGGCGGATGAAGACATGGAACCCGCCGGACAGGCCGGCGAAAGGATTCCTCGAACTGTACCGGCGAATTGTCGGCGCTGCCGCCGATGGCGCCCGGCTCGTTGCGCCCGCCGAAAAAAGGAGACGACCAAAATGA
- a CDS encoding uracil-DNA glycosylase, which yields MKHDERASAELLEVIELAKRFLEQQKTLGLQKIRLSRAALSELDNVASSDSAERQRDAAAAIAELASAVQTCTKCHLSRSRKNVVPGQGNPYAKLMFIGEAPGADEDEQGLPFVGKAGQLLTRIIAAINLKREDVYICNILKCRPPDNRTPSSDEIECCLPFVMEQVRVIHPKFICALGNVAAQTLLQTKAPMNRLRGKFHKFGEALLMPTYHPAALLRNADYKKPTWEDMQMIQRELEKL from the coding sequence ATGAAACACGATGAACGAGCAAGTGCAGAACTGCTGGAAGTGATTGAGCTCGCAAAGCGATTTCTCGAGCAGCAGAAGACGCTCGGACTTCAGAAGATCAGGTTAAGCCGGGCGGCCTTGAGCGAGCTCGATAACGTCGCCTCAAGCGATTCCGCAGAAAGACAAAGAGATGCGGCCGCGGCCATTGCAGAACTGGCGTCCGCCGTCCAAACCTGCACAAAATGCCATCTCTCGAGGAGCCGAAAAAACGTCGTGCCCGGCCAGGGAAACCCGTACGCGAAGCTCATGTTCATTGGCGAAGCACCCGGAGCCGACGAAGACGAGCAGGGGTTACCATTTGTGGGAAAGGCCGGCCAACTTCTGACCAGAATCATCGCTGCAATCAACCTGAAAAGGGAAGACGTCTACATCTGTAACATTCTCAAGTGCCGCCCGCCGGACAATCGAACCCCCTCATCCGATGAGATTGAATGCTGTCTTCCGTTTGTGATGGAGCAGGTTCGCGTGATACATCCGAAGTTCATTTGCGCGCTCGGCAATGTCGCCGCTCAAACGCTCCTGCAGACGAAGGCGCCGATGAACCGGCTGCGGGGAAAATTTCACAAGTTCGGAGAAGCGCTTTTGATGCCGACCTACCATCCGGCGGCGCTGCTGAGGAATGCCGACTACAAGAAACCCACTTGGGAAGACATGCAGATGATCCAGCGAGAACTGGAGAAACTGTAG
- a CDS encoding leucyl aminopeptidase codes for MKINFKDGEPAKERADALIVGIFEDRLDEVAKEIDARIDRGITKIMKTDEFKAKSNTTALLHVFGQLPSERLVLVGLGKKAEFNLEKLRQAAGVSAAFARDKGFKTAVSTLHSQGLEDAGAEMIGQAVAEGTLLALYRFGKYKTEKETVQEFSKQLETLILPERDKQRRADLQKGASAGEKISMAVGHARDMISEPAGVLTPSAMADRAKELARRHGFKCTVLSPDQIKKQGMGAFLAVAQGSHQPPRFIILEHKGAGSEKPLVFVGKAITFDSGGISIKPSEGMEEMKHDMSGGAAVIGALSAAAMLKLPVNIVGLIPATENLPGGGAYRPGDVLRSMSGITIEVISTDAEGRLILSDALAYAARYKPAAIVDLATLTGACVIALGHINTGLMGNNEEFLAKIEAASKETSEKVWRLPLDEEYAEQIKSDIADVKNVGGRPAGTITAGLFLKKFVGDFPWAHLDIAGTAWIKESRPYIPKGATGIGVRLLTQLAKDWK; via the coding sequence ATGAAAATCAACTTTAAAGATGGTGAACCGGCAAAAGAGCGGGCGGATGCCTTGATTGTCGGAATTTTCGAGGACAGGCTGGATGAGGTCGCGAAGGAAATTGACGCAAGGATTGACCGTGGCATAACCAAGATCATGAAGACGGACGAATTCAAAGCGAAGTCGAATACCACGGCTCTTCTCCATGTCTTCGGCCAGCTTCCGAGCGAGCGACTGGTGCTTGTGGGTCTCGGCAAGAAAGCCGAATTCAACCTCGAAAAATTGCGTCAGGCGGCGGGGGTATCGGCTGCTTTTGCGCGTGATAAAGGATTTAAAACGGCGGTTTCCACGCTTCATTCGCAGGGGCTGGAGGATGCCGGCGCGGAGATGATCGGGCAGGCTGTGGCGGAGGGAACGCTGCTGGCGCTCTATCGTTTCGGCAAGTACAAGACTGAGAAAGAGACCGTTCAAGAGTTTTCGAAGCAGTTGGAGACACTGATTCTTCCCGAGCGCGATAAACAGCGCCGGGCCGACCTGCAGAAAGGCGCCTCGGCGGGCGAGAAAATATCGATGGCGGTCGGCCATGCGCGCGACATGATCAGCGAGCCGGCCGGGGTGTTGACACCGTCGGCGATGGCGGACCGCGCGAAGGAGCTTGCGCGCCGGCATGGTTTCAAGTGTACGGTTCTTTCGCCCGATCAGATAAAGAAGCAGGGCATGGGTGCTTTTCTCGCGGTCGCGCAGGGAAGCCATCAACCGCCGCGATTCATCATTCTGGAGCACAAGGGCGCCGGTTCGGAAAAGCCGCTCGTATTTGTCGGCAAGGCCATTACGTTCGACAGCGGCGGGATTTCAATAAAGCCGTCCGAGGGGATGGAGGAAATGAAGCACGACATGTCCGGCGGAGCGGCGGTCATCGGGGCGCTTTCCGCGGCGGCGATGCTGAAGCTGCCGGTCAATATCGTGGGGCTGATTCCGGCCACGGAGAATCTTCCCGGCGGCGGCGCGTACAGGCCCGGCGACGTGCTGCGCTCGATGTCCGGCATAACGATTGAGGTCATCAGCACCGACGCCGAGGGACGCCTCATTCTGAGCGACGCGCTCGCCTATGCCGCCCGCTACAAGCCTGCCGCAATTGTCGACTTGGCTACACTGACCGGCGCATGCGTGATCGCGCTCGGCCACATCAACACCGGCCTCATGGGGAACAATGAGGAGTTTCTTGCGAAGATCGAGGCGGCCTCGAAGGAGACCTCGGAAAAGGTGTGGCGCCTGCCGCTCGACGAAGAATACGCCGAGCAGATCAAGAGCGATATCGCCGACGTGAAAAACGTGGGAGGCCGGCCGGCGGGGACGATCACGGCCGGCCTGTTCCTCAAGAAATTCGTGGGTGATTTCCCGTGGGCGCATCTGGATATCGCAGGGACCGCCTGGATCAAGGAATCACGGCCGTACATCCCGAAGGGCGCCACCGGGATCGGCGTGCGCCTGCTGACGCAGTTGGCGAAGGATTGGAAGTAG
- a CDS encoding MFS transporter gives MKRKLYYGWWIVVGAFITLFVCAGIGFSTFPVFLKYLEADMKWDRTSLSIASAIAALAAGFATPVIGGIIERFGLRTVMLPGAVMLSSAYVLLSRIHSLGQLYFLNLAVGLGLAATTILPSQTLVSRWFERRRGRAMGIVTTASALGSVLWIPITSAMIESYGWRHAYLMLGLLMAAVSLPIIFLIIRNNPESMGIQVDDYLESLQAPGAARGNATGYTLKEATRTGTFWLVVSATFFVVFASSGFGLHIIPFLSDMGLPHTRAAGVWAAVHGVSIAARFLFGYLSERRQKRYFAAAANVSRVIALFSLLLFALHVLPLAIAAGLLILVYASGMGCNAVTNPLLISESFGVKNFAKIMGLLGIPYTIGMALGMYAGGKLFDVRHDYILAFSVFAGAFFLAGIAIFFAKPCLLLQGEPARAGQLPQTAADSEAV, from the coding sequence ATGAAGAGGAAATTGTACTACGGCTGGTGGATTGTTGTCGGCGCATTCATCACGTTGTTTGTGTGCGCGGGAATCGGTTTTTCGACGTTTCCGGTGTTCTTGAAGTATCTGGAAGCGGATATGAAATGGGACCGCACCAGTCTCTCGATAGCGAGTGCGATTGCCGCTCTTGCGGCCGGATTCGCTACACCTGTTATCGGGGGAATCATCGAGCGATTCGGCCTGCGGACGGTGATGCTGCCAGGGGCCGTAATGCTTTCTTCCGCATACGTGCTGCTGAGCCGGATTCATTCCCTCGGACAGCTATATTTTCTCAATCTGGCGGTGGGGCTTGGCCTGGCCGCCACCACGATTCTGCCATCGCAGACGCTGGTCTCCCGCTGGTTCGAACGGCGGCGGGGTAGAGCCATGGGGATCGTAACCACGGCAAGCGCGTTGGGGTCGGTCCTGTGGATCCCCATAACGAGCGCGATGATCGAATCCTACGGATGGCGACATGCGTACTTGATGCTGGGACTGCTCATGGCTGCAGTCTCTCTGCCGATCATTTTCCTGATCATTCGAAATAATCCCGAATCAATGGGTATTCAAGTTGACGATTATCTTGAATCGTTGCAAGCTCCTGGAGCAGCGCGGGGAAATGCAACCGGATACACGCTGAAGGAGGCAACGCGGACCGGCACCTTCTGGCTGGTGGTAAGCGCGACATTTTTTGTCGTATTTGCCTCCTCCGGTTTCGGGCTCCACATCATTCCGTTCCTCTCCGATATGGGGTTGCCCCATACCCGCGCCGCCGGCGTCTGGGCCGCGGTGCATGGCGTCAGCATTGCCGCCCGATTTTTGTTTGGTTACCTGTCGGAGCGTCGGCAGAAGCGATATTTCGCGGCGGCTGCCAATGTCTCAAGAGTAATCGCATTGTTCAGCCTGCTCCTGTTTGCGCTGCATGTTTTACCTCTCGCCATTGCCGCGGGCCTTCTCATCCTGGTGTACGCTTCGGGGATGGGCTGTAACGCTGTCACAAACCCGCTATTGATCAGCGAGAGTTTCGGCGTGAAAAATTTCGCGAAGATCATGGGCCTGCTCGGTATTCCGTACACCATCGGGATGGCGCTCGGGATGTATGCGGGAGGCAAGCTCTTCGATGTGCGACATGATTATATTCTTGCGTTCAGCGTTTTTGCGGGCGCGTTCTTTCTCGCCGGGATAGCCATCTTCTTCGCGAAGCCGTGCCTGCTGCTTCAGGGAGAGCCTGCGCGGGCGGGGCAACTGCCGCAGACCGCTGCGGACAGTGAGGCTGTCTAA
- the gatB gene encoding Asp-tRNA(Asn)/Glu-tRNA(Gln) amidotransferase subunit GatB, with product MEYEIVIGLEFHTQLSTNSKIFCACSTKFGAEPNTQVCPVCMGLPGVLPVLNKKVVEDAIMTGLALNCEIANYCKFARKNYFYPDLPKNYQISQYEDPLARNGYMDISVSGTTRRIGITRVHMEEDAGKLIHPESGPVSYVDFNRTGVPLMEIVTEPDIRSPEEAYATAVTLKAVLQYLEVSDCNMEEGSLRCDANVSVRPKGQTAFGVKTEVKNMNSFKAVQKALEYEAARQIKVLAEGGRILQETRLWDADHGVTRSMRSKEEAHDYRYFPDPDLIPLIVSKEWIEEIRAKLPELPARRKQRLQEQYAIPEYDAEVLTASKSMADYFEKAASLYPNPKAVANWVMGELQRYLNLQQIDIRQNKISPEHLVELLKLIDDGTVSASMAKTVFAEMFDTGKSASTIIREKGMVQITDEEELVGITEKVIADNPGPVAEFLGGNERTFGFLMGQAMKASKGKANPKLLNKLLRERLQKT from the coding sequence ATGGAATATGAAATAGTTATTGGCCTCGAGTTCCACACTCAGCTTTCCACCAACTCTAAAATCTTCTGCGCCTGCAGCACAAAATTCGGCGCTGAACCGAATACCCAAGTCTGCCCCGTCTGCATGGGCCTGCCCGGTGTGCTTCCCGTCCTGAACAAGAAAGTGGTCGAAGACGCAATCATGACCGGTCTCGCCCTCAACTGTGAGATAGCGAACTACTGCAAATTTGCCCGCAAGAATTACTTCTACCCCGACCTGCCGAAAAATTACCAGATCTCGCAGTACGAGGACCCGCTCGCCAGGAACGGATACATGGACATATCGGTCAGCGGCACAACCAGACGCATCGGCATCACCCGCGTCCATATGGAGGAGGATGCCGGCAAGTTGATCCACCCGGAATCCGGCCCGGTCAGCTATGTCGACTTCAACCGCACCGGTGTGCCGCTGATGGAAATCGTGACGGAACCCGATATCCGCTCGCCCGAGGAAGCATATGCCACCGCCGTCACTTTGAAGGCTGTCTTGCAATATCTCGAGGTGAGCGACTGCAACATGGAAGAAGGTTCGCTCCGCTGCGATGCCAACGTCTCCGTCAGGCCGAAAGGACAAACTGCCTTCGGCGTCAAGACTGAAGTAAAGAATATGAACTCGTTCAAGGCGGTGCAAAAGGCGCTTGAATACGAGGCCGCCCGCCAGATAAAAGTTCTTGCTGAAGGCGGCAGAATCCTGCAGGAGACGCGCCTGTGGGACGCCGATCATGGTGTCACCCGCTCGATGCGCAGCAAAGAGGAAGCGCACGATTACCGCTATTTCCCGGATCCCGACCTCATTCCGCTCATCGTGAGCAAGGAATGGATCGAGGAAATCCGGGCAAAGCTGCCGGAGCTGCCCGCCCGGCGCAAGCAGCGGCTGCAGGAGCAGTATGCGATACCGGAATACGATGCCGAGGTGCTGACGGCCTCGAAAAGCATGGCGGATTATTTCGAGAAGGCGGCTTCGCTCTACCCGAATCCGAAGGCGGTCGCAAACTGGGTGATGGGCGAGTTGCAGCGGTATCTGAATCTTCAGCAAATTGACATCCGGCAGAATAAGATTTCACCTGAACATCTGGTGGAACTCCTGAAGCTGATTGATGACGGCACCGTCAGCGCCAGCATGGCCAAGACGGTATTCGCAGAGATGTTCGATACCGGAAAAAGCGCATCGACGATCATCCGCGAAAAAGGGATGGTCCAGATCACGGACGAAGAGGAGTTGGTTGGCATCACCGAAAAGGTAATTGCAGACAACCCCGGCCCTGTTGCCGAGTTCCTCGGCGGGAATGAGCGCACCTTCGGCTTTCTCATGGGACAGGCCATGAAAGCAAGCAAAGGCAAGGCAAACCCCAAACTGCTGAATAAGCTGCTGCGGGAGCGCCTGCAAAAGACATGA